The proteins below come from a single Drosophila busckii strain San Diego stock center, stock number 13000-0081.31 chromosome X, ASM1175060v1, whole genome shotgun sequence genomic window:
- the LOC108605294 gene encoding mucin-5AC isoform X7, producing the protein MELECDLAGIQNEELLRKMWQQSEDSERKKQIRSQLYKLRETRLRNLYRHEPDSIALTIAMSEPNGNTMSGFAKDPLATSHGDALLDQNFQSLKSKEVRDSISPTHEIKFHSMTLTQPNTTGWDVQTLSEVSPDGRAYRTETLAKTDGVEKLNGGGIAEFKGRNEQLSSASHEGDDKNFVKKAAESSKTQLQEKVVFGDEQNGRTEIKKSSTSTSTSKFVSSSSSTMEFDDQPRPQRLMDAQSVQREQQHHEHQQRLEQQRYEQEQRLQEQRHQQLVQEQVLREQQQRHHQEQVQREQREQREERYTENQTRNVETQQHYEENKRYVDMDKASPEYQRHVQHLMAQPGEIISNTVEYPKPNVKMITTVKRLPDGTIVKNKRYETEQVQQPAVNERQTHTQSQTQTHSQNQALRQRTQDVLDNVEQVQREQREHATNVKQESFVKKSSRRYSTETTSETVEQQYDERPDFGTHGFPSVKSHKPTQEFPSQRAGTPTSPRQPSQDFGTPTSPRQPSQDFSTHGFPSVKPHKPTQEFANQRAASEEHVVIKSERQVKQTSSSTTQQHEVETDYDARPAAGKPSWQQRPVQEQEQPRRQHVETHHEHHVTHESRPAAGKPSWEQSSPRRTVAPTMHSSPRQQQPDQTDNKRRSQSPHKPMERLVQTHVERKPASKSPTSKSPTRKITSSTTSNNTTTSSSSSMTRRQLQKEREVDAAHRAFAASLRSSSPAESTTSNGSQRRDSGQHHHHHPHQHSEPRHTPRSSISSHRTYRAGSHDSHAPSESSRISSTTVTRSTAASPTSTTATKCVGKTVVTKQQQQHSVANKQRQVKTTNDTNDLMPQPLPASTTTKANNNNTAAAAATTTSTTTTTKHSSEPQSSTKTTVISSTTTTTSELPTDNQSQYTYATTKPDDIFSLPTTTTINNNEPLLNTTTTTTTTNTNATSNSNAQPHNNKNVDNNNSELLTKTKHSINAASTKINNTPTTIAAAIVEPPCVRKSYYKLGPSDQQAADSSISSVAEAPIEATAASVATSKKPSSPAPKRTTSNHSKPQTPVHIYNTDDDDGDQDADQDKPTPARRSSKSPSIERHTVHRETAFETVKQREPLEEDLLNIVDQIQIDESELLIKRKPQQPARQSPEKEQPTSYKPQQPTRSSPEKTTLQELPAGPATKPKQAPRHSPEKQTVPTSFINKPRQSPERQEIPRQSPEKQTVPTKFNDKPRQSPEKEQFPRQSPVKEQPAAWQPQQPARQPTAEEPEWPRQSPEWELPAKSKQTPRQSAEKQLPESKDKPRQSPEKTLKPTPAVSEPTTHVTEDAFFRSTLNQKVTNTTKNINETFITNERQPTAEPTKPSNVDVHDKPETPELPDGGFISKSPEPVDNQPCYRKKGLTRRETFEDRCRKILGMEEDGDTQGNFTQKTNDDDDDDDDEKTTDDEVEQTTTTIETFEVKIEDCPDDDDDEDKPTRVTETFVITKPVIKVEPERSEVHITESDEFESTTKNTTKKQVVQPKVEQQPREEAQKPWQPKDDAELIIVETTNITKQPRGPKSTSPQRKTSLPKSPTRQTDQTIHYVTEKIIDCQDKNVSPSKQPLKPDVEAKSSVKPKTTETPKSTTTERRNSRTSTAATKTKPNNKDSPVKSPRKESLPRTSNKRDSLLEETTTTTTTTTTTNKRNSLPKQRKPNDSSPSHIKERLRSSARKPKQPQADQVDAESSSSDTSPTRAPSDLSRRRSSNISVHTEIIIDHATPKTPSPRSERKQPQQPQVSPQARRQLPVTERKESAPVPRVTRRDKDKVTRSTSEHVIKLVNGKPAPEMSTLRPNPSTRSNKCFTSKSIKLSEQLLNSEDVIIDIQQAKSSREPSPDRIVPTPVTSELDAGHKPRYPDVVQEPEDEPRRPPVITNIPIFEEQSNSFVGCTISELRSHANGIDVEVLDNPTVEAPQSLDYQQPASISHSVPVDECLLSVHEKVNKFTQDAELIKQPKSSAPFSRQFDEHAQVSASDECLLSINQKVDKFLKSAETVTKPITPTRDIQRPSFEQLPEELRQDDCTLSVSQKVHKFIDTADKLAPSAPQKSPRLVANIERHISRQSEPELDQESEPEQPMYSEPEEDDLLPMSKQHTTAIELKRQKDILNRPSVFNQRKPSLPKTKTMSSTTLINEERKSYRQQPGSANPTTTTRKPKDSTDAQPTQRGEAISEQQWVLSVDVDELKETKSKSPQAKPSKVKPADVDEVNPKSKSPLSSRKQPKTSSEHEELPQLESTFTTRTTTTKSKSPLNARKQPKTQPSDEEPARSPTSKSKSPLTNRKPIKPSLELAPSDEEFEQLESTYTTRTTTTKSKSPLSPNKTQPSDEEPTFIAGRKTKSPMSPTKTQPSDEESTFSRRTKSKSPSKQPQTHPSDEESTFSRRTKSRSPQRNQPKPSKTPEATHPSDEEFEQLETSFITRTTTNKSKLVRSPQAPSEEEETPELNNSTTRRSSNKLKSATNVKSTHTKTSVVKKQDVDVNTYNSRSSTTPQSKSLSSPKSPHNNSTTTTTTTTMSKTSTEHSIKPTNPKTHSSYAPDTDKCVETVLERKSPSSSSRAAPAAARSVASRRHMFEQPATAAPTAAPANDSSSPSRRPSYMDHTKCSLEHMRRDSLELNKTHYTRKNSLEDDANCEPRNPNAAVKFDVPRRSSNSNSNNNNNSSSIDADTDIEQIFDLVQLEQLLETVSSYELRRRIRAQIRLIKKNMLNAGTTTTTTTTTTTTMRSSNSSTPARQATPVGRRAEQVDTGKPPVKPRERSASPAAAKRRSSNTPTKASDKPSTGSPIWTDRSKVLRASSGSVSPTPRKASNTSTSTSSSSSTKLTRSSNSNSSSSSTKTITKSSSKPREEDCITSSYGVGPTDEHGLPLFGIRALKKKTTPAANCETKQEVTGYVIEEQFYAADNATPRHERKELIYSSNPEQLLSLQQQLQQTDSSSNNTTLQREFKQIDAADAISTPEVTNYVRRGSVKELSERFIRKESNASSTSSSQRQDEPETEDSESTEVCSVIEVEPQLRQHTSSTTSTSTRTSSRANNTRSFLNTTGEDRHVSSVDDVLERMRNADNVMEPGDNAEDREARALLNKFLGASVIMQGVESMLPAGQRQQNRTSSNSNTNNSNSSQAVKTTRITNTYNKTGNTSSSSNNNSNNKRNSSSALVTRTTCDIEEIWDEQILKQLLEQASTYEERRKIRARLRELMAEREDKQSSALA; encoded by the exons ATGGAATTGGAGTGCGATTTGGCTGGCATACAAAATGAGGAATTGTTGCGTAAAATG tGGCAACAATCGGAGGATAGCGAACGCAAGAAGCAAATTCGCTCGCAACTTTATAAACTACGCGAGACGCGTTTGAGGAATCTTTATCGCCACGAGCCGGACTCTATAGCCTTGACCATTGCCATGTCGGAGCCCAATGGGAATACAATGTCTGGCTTTGCCAAGGATCCGTTGGCCACCAGTCACGGCGACGCTTTGCTCGATCAGAATTTCCAAAGTCTCAAGTCCAAGGAGGTGCGCGATTCGATAAGTCCCACCCATGAGATTAAGTTCCATTCGATGACGCTTACCCAACCCAATACCACGGGCTGGGATGTGCAGACCTTGTCGGAAGTTAGTCCCGATGGACGTGCCTATCGCACCGAGACGCTCGCCAAGACAGACG GCGTGGAGAAGCTGAATGGAGGTGGCATCGCCGAGTTCAAGGGACGCAATGAGCAACTGTCGAGCGCCTCGCATGAGGGCGATGATAAGAACTTTGTGAAGAAGGCCGCCGAGAGCAGCAAGACGCAGCTGCAGGAGAAAGTTGTCTTTGGTGATGAGCAGAATGGACGCACCGAGATTAAGAAGAGCTCAACGTCCACCTCGACATCGAAGTTTGTTAGCTCAAGCAGCTCCACCATGGAGTTCGATGATCAGCCGCGGCCACAGCGTCTCATGGATGCGCAGTCTGTGCagcgtgagcagcagcatcatgaGCATCAGCAGCgcttggagcagcagcgctatGAGCAGGAGCAGCGTCTGCAGGAGCAGCGTCACCAGCAGCTGGTGCAGGAGCAAGTGTtgcgtgagcagcagcagcgtcaccATCAGGAGCAAGTGCAGCGTGAGCAGCGCGAGCAACGCGAGGAGCGCTATACGGAGAATCAAACACGCAATGTGGAGACTCAACAGCACTACGAGGAGAACAAGCGCTATGTGGATATGGACAAGGCTTCGCCCGAGTATCAGCGCCATGTGCAGCATCTGATGGCGCAGCCCGGCGAGATTATATCCAATACGGTGGAGTATCCCAAGCCGAATGTCAAAATGATTACGACAGTCAAGCGTCTGCCCGATGGCACAATTGTTAAGAACAAGCGCTACGAAAcggagcaagtgcagcagccagCGGTGAATGAGCGCCAAACGCACACCCAAagccaaacccaaacccattCCCAGAATCAAGCGCTACGTCAACGCACCCAAGATGTGCTCGACAATGTGGAGCAAGTGCAGCGCGAACAGCGTGAGCATGCCACAAATGTCAAGCAGGAAAGCTTTGTCAAAAAGTCCAGTCGTCGCTACTCCACCGAAACCACTTCGGAAACTGTCGAGCAGCAGTACGACGAGCGTCCGGACTTTGGCACTCATGGTTTTCCCTCTGTCAAGTCGCACAAGCCCACGCAGGAGTTTCCCAGCCAGCGTGCCGGCACGCCCACATCACCACGTCAGCCCAGCCAGGACTTTGGCACGCCCACTTCGCCACGTCAGCCCAGCCAGGACTTTAGCACGCACGGATTTCCCTCGGTGAAGCCACACAAGCCCACGCAGGAGTTTGCCAATCAGCGTGCAGCCAGCGAGGAGCATGTGGTCATCAAAAGCGAGCGCCAGGTAAAgcaaaccagcagcagcaccacacaGCAGCATGAAGTGGAAACGGATTACGATGCGCGTCCAGCGGCGGGCAAGCCCAGCTGGCAGCAGCGTCCAGTCCAGGAGCAAGAGCAGCCACGCAGGCAACATGTGGAGACGCATCATGAGCATCATGTGACGCATGAATCGCGTCCTGCAGCTGGCAAGCCCAGCTGGGAGCAGTCGAGTCCCAGGCGCACAGTGGCGCCCACTATGCACAGCTCgcccaggcagcagcagccggatCAAACGGATAACAAGCGTCGCTCACAGAGCCCACACAAGCCCATGGAGCGTCTGGTGCAAACGCATGTGGAGCGCAAGCCAGCAAGCAAGTCGCCCACCAGCAAATCGCCAACGCGCAAGATAACAAGCAGCACCACTAGcaacaacaccaccaccagcagcagcagcagcatgacaCGTCGCCAGCTGCAAAAGGAACGCGAAGTGGACGCAGCGCATCGTGCCTTTGCCGCTTCGCTGCGCAGCAGCTCGCCAGCCGAGAGCACCACCTCGAATGGCTCCCAGCGCCGCGACAGTGGCCAGCACCACCATCATCATCCGCATCAGCACTCGGAGCCCAGACATACGCCACGGTCCAGCATTTCATCGCATCGCACCTATCGCGCGGGCAGCCATGACAGTCATGCCCCATCCGAGTCCAGTCGCATCAGCAGCACCACTGTCACCCGCAGTACAGCGGCATCGCCAACatcgacaacagcaacaaagtgtGTGGGTAAAACAGTCGTtaccaagcagcaacaacaacatagtGTTGCCAACAAGCAGCGTCAGGTTAAAACCACTAACGATACAAACGATCTTATGCCGCAGCCTTTGCCAGCGAGCACTACTAcgaaagccaacaacaacaacacagcagcagcagcagcaactacaacaagcacaacaacaaccactaaGCATAGCAGCGAGCCACAGTCCAGCACTAAAACCACCGTTataagcagcacaacaaccacaacaagcGAATTGCCCACAG ATAACCAATCACAGTATACGTATGCTACTACTAAGCCCGACGATATATTCTCTTTGcccactactactactattaacAACAACGAACCACTACTAaacactacaacaacaacaacaacaaccaacaccAACGCAACCTCCAACTCCAATGCCCAgccccacaacaacaaaaacgtcgacaacaacaacagcgagttgttaacaaaaacaaagcacagcATTAACGCCGCCAGCACCAAAATCAAcaatacaccaacaacaatagctgctgctattgttgaaCCGCCCTGTGTGCGTAAATCTTACTACAAGCTTGGTCCGTCCGATCAGCAggcagcagacagcagcatcagcagtgTTGCCGAGGCGCCAATAGAAGCTACTGCTGCCAGTGTTG CCACGTCCAAGAAACCCAGCTCACCTGCACCCAAACGCACCACCAGCAACCATAGCAAACCCCAAACACCCGTACATATCTATAAtactgatgatgatgatggtgatcAGGATGCTGATCAGGATAAACCCACACCGGCCAGACGCAGCTCCAAGTCGCCCAGCATTGAGCGACACACGGTCCACAGGGAGACAGCATTTGAAACTGTTAAGCAGCGTGAACCATTGGAAGAGGATTTGCTAAACATTGTGGATCAAATACAGATTGATGAAAGTGAACTCTTGATAAAACGTAAACCTCAGCAGCCAGCGCGTCAAAGTCCCGAAAAGGAGCAGCCGACAAGCTATAAGCCTCAACAGCCTACACGTTCGAGTCCCGAGAAAACTACGCTGCAGGAATTACCAGCTGGGCCAGCTACAAAACCCAAGCAGGCACCACGTCATAGCCCTGAGAAGCAAACAGTGCCAACgagttttattaataaaccaCGTCAAAGTCCAGAAAGGCAAGAAATCCCTCGTCAAAGCCCTGAGAAACAAACAGTGCCAACTAAATTCAACGATAAGCCACGTCAAAGTCCCGAAAAGGAACAATTCCCACGTCAATCTCCAGTGAAGGAACAACCAGCTGCttggcagccacagcaaccaGCTCGTCAGCCTACAGCTGAAGAACCGGAATGGCCACGTCAGAGTCCTGAGTGGGAACTGCCAGCCAAGTCGAAGCAAACACCACGTCAAAGTGCTGAGAAGCAGCTGCCTGAGTCGAAGGATAAACCACGTCAAAGTCCCGAAAAGACTTTGAAACCAACTCCAGCTGTATCTGAGCCAACAACCCATGTAACAGAAGATGCATTCTTTCGCAGCACCCTTAACCAGAAGGTAACCAACAccactaaaaatataaacgaaACCTTTATAACGAACGAACGACAGCCAACTGCAGAGCCCACAAAGCCAAGCAATGTGGATGTGCACGATAAGCCAGAAACACCCGAGCTACCCGATGGTGGTTTCATTTCAAAGAGTCCCGAGCCCGTGGACAATCAGCCTTGTTATCGCAAAAAAGGATTAACACGTCGTGAGACATTCGAGGATCGTTGTCGCAAAATTTTGGGCATGGAAGAAGATGGCGATACGCAGGGAAATTTTACGCAAAAGACgaacgatgacgatgacgatgatgatgatgagaagACAACTGATGATGAAGTGGagcaaactacaacaactataGAGACATTTGAGGTGAAAATTGAGGATTGCcccgatgatgatgatgatgaagataAGCCTACGCGTGTAACCGAAACATTTGTTATTACCAAACCTGTGATCAAAGTGGAGCCAGAGCGCAGTGAGGTGCACATAACGGAAAGCGATGAATTTGAAAGCACTACAAAGAACACAACTAAAAAGCAAGTGGTACAACCAAAGGTTGAGCAACAACCTCGCGAGGAAGCACAAAAACCCTGGCAGCCCAAGGATGATGCAGAGCTAATTATTGTAGAGACGACAAATATAACAAAGCAACCACGTGGACCGAAATCAACTTCGCCGCAGCGCAAAACCTCGTTGCCCAAATCTCCCACAAGACAGACCGATCAGACAATACATTATGTAACCGAAAAGATTATCGATTGTCAGGATAAGAATGTAAGTCCTTCAAAGCAACCATTAAAACCGGACGTTGAAGCTAAATCATCGGTCAAGCCGAAGACAACTGAAACGCCAAAATCAACGACAACGGAGCGACGCAATTCACGCACGTCGACAGCTGCCACTAAAACTAAACCTAACAACAAGGACTCGCCAGTTAAAAGTCCACGCAAAGAGTCCTTGCCTagaacaagcaacaagcgtGATAGTTTGCTAGAGgaaaccacaacaacaacaacaactacgacGACAACTAACAAGCGCAATTCTCTGCCCAAGCAACGCAAGCCCAACGACAGCTCACCCAGCCACATTAAGGAGCGACTACGCTCATCAGCACGCAAGCCCAAGCAGCCACAAGCTGATCAAGTGGACGCCGAGTCCAGTTCCAGTGACACCAGTCCCACTCGTGCGCCCAGCGATTTGTCGCGTCGTCGCTCTAGCAACATCTCCGTGCACACAGAGATTATCATCGATCATGCCACACCCAAGACGCCGTCGCCACGCAGCGAGCgcaagcagccgcagcagccacaagtGTCGCCGCAGGCACGCCGCCAGTTGCCGGTGACAGAGCGCAAGGAGTCGGCACCAGTGCCGCGTGTTACGCGCCGTGACAAGGATAAGGTTACACGCTCGACCAGCGAGCATGTCATCAAGCTGGTCAATGGCAAGCCTGCACCGGAGATGAGCACGCTCAGACCCAATCCAAGCACACGCAGCAATAAGTGCTTTACTAGCAAAAGCATCAAGCTCAGCGAGCAGCTGCTGAACAGCGAGGATGTCATCATTGATATACAACAGGCAAAGAGTTCGCGTGAACCCTCGCCCGATCGCATTGTGCCCACGCCTGTGACCAGCGAGCTGGATGCAGGCCACAAGCCACGTTATCCCGATGTTGTGCAGGAGCCAGAGGATGAGCCACGCAGGCCGCCCGTTATTACCAACATACCCATCTTTGAGGAGCAATCGAACAGCTTCGTTGGCTGCACAATCTCCGAGCTGCGCAGCCATGCCAATGGCATTGATGTGGAGGTGCTGGACAATCCCACAGTGGAGGCGCCACAAAGCTTGGACTatcagcagccagccagcattAGTCACAGCGTGCCCGTGGATGAATGTCTGCTGAGCGTGCATGAGAAGGTGAACAAGTTCACACAGGATGCGGAGCTCATCAAGCAGCCCAAGAGCTCAGCGCCGTTCAGTCGTCAGTTCGATGAGCATGCTCAGGTCTCTGCCAGCGATGAGTGTCTGCTCAGCATCAATCAGAAGGTGGACAAGTTTCTCAAGAGCGCCGAGACCGTTACCAAGCCCATTACACCCACGCGTGACATACAGCGTCCCAGCTTTGAGCAATTGCCCGAGGAGCTGCGTCAGGATGATTGCACGCTCAGTGTTTCTCAAAAGGTGCACAAGTTCATAGACACTGCCGATAAGTTGGCACCCAGTGCACCACAGAAATCTCCACGATTGGTGGCTAACATCGAACGTCATATCTCGCGTCAAAGTGAACCCGAGCTGGACCAAGAGTCCGAGCCGGAGCAACCCATGTATAGCGAGCCCGAGGAGGATGATCTGCTGCCCATGTCCAAGCAGCACACCACTGCCATCGAGCTCAAACGTCAAAAGGACATACTCAATCGTCCATCGGTGTTTAACCAACGCAAACCGTCGCTgcccaaaaccaaaaccatgTCCAGCACCACGCTAATCAATGAGGAGCGCAAGAGCTATCGACAGCAGCCGGGCAGCGCTAATCCTACGACTACGACACGCAAGCCTAAGGATTCGACCGATGCGCAGCCCACACAGCGTGGTGAGGCCATAAGCGAGCAGCAATGGGTGCTGAGTGTGGATGTGGATGAACTAAAGGAAACCAAGTCGAAATCCCCGCAAGCTAAGCCAAGCAAAGTGAAGCCTGCTGACGTTGATGAAGTCAATCCAAAGTCCAAATCACCACTCAGCAGTCGCAAGCAGCCCAAGACTTCGTCTGAACATGAAGAACTCCCACAGCTGGAATCTACTTTTACCACACGCACCACGACAACCAAGTCGAAATCACCGCTTAACGCACGCAAGCAACCGAAGACTCAACCTAGCGATGAAGAGCCCGCTCGCTCGCctacaagcaaatcaaaatcacCTCTAACGAATCGCAAGCCAATTAAACCCAGCTTGGAGTTGGCACCTAGTGATGAAGAATTCGAACAACTGGAATCCACCTATACTACACGCACTACAACAACCAAATCGAAATCACCACTGTCTCCCAACAAGACTCAACCCAGCGATGAGGAACCCACGTTCATTGCAGGGCGTAAGACGAAATCTCCTATGTCTCCTACGAAGACTCAACCCAGTGATGAAGAATCCACGTTTAGCAGACGCACCAAGTCAAAGTCACCCAGCAAGCAGCCCCAGACCCATCCCAGCGATGAAGAATCCACGTTTAGCAGACGCACCAAGTCGAGATCACCGCAACGCAATCAACCCAAGCCAAGCAAAACACCTGAAGCTACACATCCCAGTGATGAAGAATTCGAACAATTGGAAACCAGCTTCATTACACGCACCACAACAAACAAGTCGAAATTAGTGCGCAGTCCTCAAGCTCCaagcgaagaagaagaaacacCGGAACTTAACAACTCGACTACACGTCGATCTTCCAATAAATTGAAATCCGCCACAAATGTGAAGTCGACGCATACGAAAACGAGTGTGGTGAAGAAACAGGATGTTgatgtaaatacatacaattcACGCAGTTCCACCACACCACAGTCCAAGTCTTTATCATCACCCAAATCACCACACAACaatagcacaacaacaactacaacaacaacaatgtctaAAACGAGCACCGAGCACAGCATCAAACCAACTAACCCCAAAACCCACAGCAGCTATGCGCCAGACACTGATAAATGTGTTGAAACAGTTCTAGAGCGCAAAAGTcctagctccagctccagagcagccccagcagcagcacgcagcGTCGCCTCGCGACGTCACATGTTTGAGCAGCCAGCCACAGCAGCTCCAACGGCAGCACCAGCTAACGACAGCAGCAGTCCAAGCAGACGTCCTTCGTATATGGATCATACCAAGTGCTCCTTGGAGCATATGCGACGTGATTCATTGGAATTGAATAAGACGCACTATACGCGTAAGAATTCACTGGAGGACGATGCCAACTGCGAGCCACGCAATCCCAATGCAGCGGTTAAATTCGATGTGCctaggcgcagcagcaacagcaacagcaacaacaacaacaacagcagcagcattgatgCGGATACGGATATTGAGCAAATCTTTGATTTagtgcagctggagcagctgctcgaGACAGTAAGCAGCTACGAGTTGCGTCGACGCATACGCGCGCAAATACGTTTGATTAAAAAGAATATGCTCAATgctggcacaacaacaaccactactacaacgacaacaacaacaatgcgcagcagcaacagcagcacgccAGCTAGGCAGGCAACGCCTGTAGGACGACGTGCTGAGCAAGTGGATACAGGCAAGCCACCGGTGAAGCCACGTGAACGCAGCGCcagtccagcagcagccaaacgtcgcagcagcaacacgccCACTAAGGCAAGCGACAAGCCCAGCACGGGCAGTCCCATTTGGACAGATCGCAGCAAAGTGCTGCGCGCTAGCTCTGGCTCAGTGTCGCCTACGCCACGCAAAGCTTCCaacaccagcaccagcaccagcagcagtagcagcaccAAGCtaacacgcagcagcaacagcaacagcagcagcagcagcactaaaacCATcaccaagagcagcagcaaaccacGTGAGGAGGACTGCATAACCTCCAGCTATGGCGTTGGACCTACAGATGAGCATGGCTTGCCGCTGTTTGGCATACGCGCGCTCAAGAAGAAGACAACACCAGCAGCCAACTGTGAGACAAAGCAAG AAGTCACAGGCTATGTCATCGAGGAGCAGTTCTATGCCGCCGACAATGCCACGCCACGTCATGAGCGCAAGGAGCTCATCTACTCCAGCAATCCCGAGCAACTGTTGtcgctgcaacagcaactgcagcaaactgacagcagcagcaacaacacaacgcTGCAGCGTGAGTTCAAACAAATTGATGCAGCCGATGCCATCAGCACTCCGGAGGTTACAAACTATGTGCGTCGCGGCTCGGTTAAGGAGCTGAGCGAACGCTTCATACGCAAGGAGTCGAATGCCTCCTCCACTAGTTCGTCTCAGCGTCAGGATGAGCCCGAGACCGAGGACAGCGAGTCGACCGAAGTCTGCAGCGTCATTGAGGTGGAGCCGCAGCTGCGTCAGcacaccagcagcaccaccagcactAGCACCCGTACTAGCTCCAGAGCCAACAATACGCGCTCTTTTCTCAACACCACGGGCGAGGATCGTCATGTGAGCAGCGTGGATGATGTGCTCGaacgtatgcgcaatgcggATAATG TTATGGAACCTGGCGATAATGCTGAGGATCGTGAGGCGCGcgctttgcttaataaatttctagGCGCTAGCGTTATAATGCAGGGCGTGGAAAGCATGTTGCCAGCTGGTCAGCGACAGCAGAATagaaccagcagcaacagcaacactaacaacagcaacagcagccaagcg GTGAAAACCACACGCATTACCAATACCTACAATAAAACtggcaacaccagcagcagcagcaacaacaactcgaaCAACAAAAGGAACAGCTCCTCAGCACTAGTTACACGCACAACTTGTGACATCGAGGAGATTTGGGACGAGCAAATACTCAAGCAATTG cTGGAACAGGCCTCCACCTACGAGGAGCGTCGCAAAATTCGGGCACGTCTACGCGAACTTATGGCGGAACGCGAGG ataagcaaagcagcgcattAGCATAG